The Urbifossiella limnaea genome has a window encoding:
- a CDS encoding beta strand repeat-containing protein has protein sequence MTLRTRLAVEPLDARVVPAVGGLDPTFGTGGAATVVGVPVADMAVQADGKVVTVGTAGDNMVVTRFNADGTLDTTFNGTGQRAIDFGGIDIAQAVAVGPDGSVVVAGGADGPGGSDFAIAKLTPTGQPDATFNPGSGGRLVLDLGGTDFAQAVAVRPDGRIVVAGGGGAGADFAAVRLTTSGGLDGTFNGGGIQLIDLGGADGAFAAALQADGKLVLAGTAGSDVGVVRLTALGTLDGGFGTGGAVVIDAGGADAGNAVAVQPDGRIVVAGSDGTDLVAVRLLATNGGFDPSFGTAGRVVLGLGAATSANAVVVQADGKVVLVGDANSDIFALRLDAAGRLDPVFGTSGATLVDLTASDIGSAAGLAPTGELVIGGGAATDGVLVQLFTAPAGPGNTLTVTGQGGGQALVYTADPATGAFGTTPTATVGPLGGLGLLGLRGASGDVDGDGVPDTVLVSGPGTALRVAVVSGATGQPLVQPFDPFGGDFQGGGYVAAGDLDGDGRAEFVVTPDEGGGPRVTVFSLAVGSAAVGVRANFFGIDDANFRGGARAALGDVNGDGTPDVVVAAGFGGGPRTAIFGGASVLAGGPTRLVDDFFAFPGSDAVNLRNGSFVAAGDVTGDGFADLVFGGGPGGAPRVFVLSGALVSVGQVDAAQASPVANFFVAGDADDRGGVRVAVADADGDGVGDVAVGSGAGRPARVRVYSGVSLGGGGEPAVLQDLAPFGGAFLTDGVYVG, from the coding sequence ATGACCCTGCGCACCCGCCTCGCCGTTGAGCCGCTCGACGCCCGCGTCGTCCCCGCCGTCGGCGGCCTCGACCCCACCTTCGGCACGGGCGGTGCCGCCACGGTCGTCGGCGTACCCGTCGCCGACATGGCCGTGCAGGCCGACGGCAAGGTCGTCACCGTCGGCACCGCCGGCGACAACATGGTCGTCACCCGGTTCAACGCCGACGGCACCCTCGACACCACGTTCAACGGCACCGGGCAGCGCGCCATCGACTTCGGCGGTATCGACATCGCCCAGGCCGTGGCCGTCGGCCCCGACGGCTCCGTCGTCGTCGCCGGCGGCGCCGACGGGCCGGGCGGCTCGGACTTCGCCATCGCCAAACTCACCCCCACCGGGCAACCCGACGCGACCTTCAACCCCGGCTCCGGCGGCCGACTCGTGCTCGACCTCGGCGGAACCGACTTCGCCCAGGCCGTCGCCGTCCGGCCAGACGGCCGCATCGTCGTCGCCGGCGGCGGCGGGGCCGGCGCCGACTTCGCCGCCGTCCGCCTCACCACCAGCGGAGGCCTCGACGGCACGTTCAACGGCGGCGGCATCCAGCTGATCGACCTCGGCGGTGCCGACGGGGCCTTCGCCGCGGCGCTGCAGGCCGACGGCAAGCTCGTCCTCGCCGGCACCGCGGGGTCCGACGTCGGCGTCGTCCGCCTCACCGCCCTCGGCACGCTCGACGGCGGGTTCGGCACCGGCGGCGCGGTCGTGATCGACGCCGGCGGGGCCGACGCCGGCAACGCCGTGGCCGTGCAGCCGGACGGCCGCATCGTCGTTGCCGGCAGCGACGGCACCGACCTGGTCGCGGTGCGGCTGCTGGCCACGAACGGCGGCTTCGACCCGTCGTTCGGCACCGCCGGCCGCGTCGTCCTCGGCCTCGGCGCCGCCACGTCCGCGAACGCCGTCGTCGTCCAGGCCGACGGCAAGGTCGTGCTCGTCGGCGACGCCAACTCCGACATCTTCGCGCTCCGCCTCGACGCCGCCGGCCGCCTCGACCCGGTGTTCGGCACGAGCGGCGCGACGCTGGTGGACCTGACCGCGTCCGACATCGGCTCGGCGGCGGGGCTGGCGCCCACGGGCGAACTCGTGATCGGCGGCGGGGCCGCCACCGACGGCGTGCTGGTGCAGCTGTTCACGGCGCCGGCCGGGCCGGGAAACACGCTCACCGTCACCGGGCAGGGCGGCGGACAGGCGCTGGTGTACACCGCCGACCCGGCGACCGGGGCGTTCGGCACCACGCCGACCGCGACCGTCGGGCCGCTCGGCGGCCTCGGCCTCCTCGGGCTCCGGGGCGCCAGCGGCGACGTGGACGGCGACGGCGTCCCCGACACGGTGCTCGTCAGCGGCCCCGGCACGGCGCTGCGGGTGGCCGTCGTCAGCGGCGCCACGGGGCAGCCGCTGGTGCAGCCGTTCGACCCGTTCGGCGGCGACTTCCAGGGCGGCGGGTACGTCGCCGCCGGCGACCTGGACGGCGACGGTCGGGCCGAGTTCGTGGTGACGCCGGACGAGGGCGGCGGCCCGCGCGTCACCGTGTTCAGCCTCGCCGTCGGGTCCGCGGCCGTGGGCGTGCGGGCGAACTTCTTTGGCATCGACGACGCCAACTTCCGCGGCGGCGCCCGCGCCGCGCTCGGCGACGTGAACGGCGACGGCACGCCCGACGTGGTGGTCGCGGCCGGGTTCGGCGGCGGGCCGCGCACCGCCATTTTCGGCGGCGCCAGCGTCCTGGCCGGCGGGCCGACGCGGCTCGTCGACGACTTCTTCGCCTTCCCCGGGTCCGACGCCGTGAACCTGCGCAACGGCAGCTTCGTGGCCGCCGGCGACGTGACCGGCGACGGGTTCGCCGACCTCGTGTTCGGCGGCGGCCCCGGCGGCGCCCCGCGGGTGTTCGTGCTGAGCGGGGCGCTGGTGAGTGTGGGTCAGGTGGACGCCGCGCAGGCGAGCCCGGTGGCGAACTTCTTCGTGGCCGGCGACGCCGACGACCGCGGCGGCGTGCGCGTGGCCGTGGCCGACGCCGACGGCGACGGCGTCGGCGACGTGGCGGTCGGCAGCGGCGCGGGCCGGCCGGCGCGGGTGCGGGTGTACTCGGGGGTGAGCCTCGGCGGCGGCGGCGAGCCGGCCGTGCTGCAAGACCTGGCGCCGTTCGGCGGCGCGTTCCTCACCGACGGCGTGTACGTCGGGTAG